The proteins below come from a single Labilithrix sp. genomic window:
- a CDS encoding VOC family protein — protein sequence MTERPLLTPRLVVRDAAGAIAYYTATLGARELERYADDRGHVVHAALALGNAVIALTDEAPEWNNCAPPSLGGSPVILNLEVDDPDEVARKMVAGGGRVIFEVSDQFYGHREGRVQDPFGHLWILTKVIAKMTPEQIREAMRG from the coding sequence ATGACGGAACGACCGCTCCTCACTCCGCGCCTCGTCGTTCGCGACGCGGCCGGCGCCATTGCCTACTACACCGCGACGCTCGGGGCTCGCGAGCTCGAACGCTACGCCGACGATCGGGGACACGTGGTGCACGCCGCGCTCGCGCTCGGCAACGCGGTGATCGCGCTCACCGACGAGGCGCCCGAATGGAACAACTGCGCGCCGCCCTCGCTCGGCGGGAGCCCGGTGATCTTGAACCTCGAAGTCGATGATCCCGACGAAGTGGCGCGTAAGATGGTGGCGGGTGGCGGGCGCGTGATCTTCGAGGTGAGCGATCAGTTCTACGGCCACCGCGAGGGGCGAGTGCAGGACCCGTTCGGGCACCTTTGGATCCTCACCAAGGTGATCGCGAAGATGACGCCCGAGCAGATCCGCGAAGCCATGCGTGGGTGA